The following proteins are co-located in the Bordetella bronchialis genome:
- a CDS encoding acyl-CoA dehydrogenase family protein produces MNPQESFQDIREAVRDLCAQFPPEYFREIDEVRGYPEAFVDALTKAGWLAALIPQEYGGSGLGLTEASVIMEEINRSGGNAGVCHGQMYNMGTLLRHGSDAQKRAYLPRIASGELRLQSMGVTEPTTGTDTTKIKTTAERRGDRYVVNGQKVWISRVQHSDLMILLARTTPLADVARKSEGMSIFLVDLRQAIGKGLTVRPIRNMVNHETNELFFENLEIPAENRIGEEGQGFKYILDGLNAERTLIAAECIGDGYWFVDKVSAYAKERVVFGRPIGQNQGVQFPIARAYINVEAASLMRFDAARRFDAREPCGAQANMAKLLAADASWEAANACLQFHGGFGFASEYDVERKFRETRLYQVAPISTNLILSYVAEHVLGLPRSF; encoded by the coding sequence ATGAATCCACAGGAATCGTTCCAGGACATCCGCGAAGCGGTGCGCGATCTCTGCGCGCAGTTTCCGCCCGAATACTTCCGCGAGATCGACGAAGTGCGGGGTTATCCCGAGGCCTTCGTCGACGCGCTGACCAAGGCCGGCTGGCTGGCCGCGCTGATCCCGCAGGAGTACGGCGGTTCCGGCCTGGGCTTGACCGAGGCCTCGGTCATCATGGAAGAGATCAACCGCTCCGGCGGGAATGCGGGCGTGTGCCACGGCCAGATGTACAACATGGGCACGCTGCTGCGGCATGGATCCGATGCGCAAAAGCGCGCCTACCTGCCCCGCATCGCCAGCGGGGAGCTGCGCCTGCAATCGATGGGCGTGACCGAACCCACGACGGGCACCGATACCACGAAGATCAAGACCACGGCAGAGCGTCGTGGCGATCGCTATGTGGTCAACGGCCAGAAGGTATGGATTTCGCGCGTGCAGCATTCCGACCTGATGATCCTGCTGGCGCGCACTACGCCGCTGGCGGACGTCGCGCGGAAATCCGAGGGCATGTCGATTTTCCTGGTCGACCTGCGCCAGGCGATCGGCAAGGGCCTGACGGTGCGCCCCATCCGCAATATGGTCAATCACGAGACCAACGAGCTGTTCTTCGAAAACCTGGAAATTCCCGCGGAGAACCGCATCGGCGAAGAGGGCCAGGGTTTCAAGTACATCCTGGACGGGCTGAACGCGGAACGCACCCTGATCGCCGCGGAATGCATCGGCGACGGATACTGGTTCGTCGACAAGGTCAGCGCCTATGCCAAGGAACGCGTGGTGTTCGGGCGCCCCATCGGGCAGAACCAGGGCGTGCAGTTTCCCATCGCGCGCGCCTATATCAATGTCGAGGCGGCCAGCCTGATGCGTTTCGACGCCGCGCGCCGCTTCGATGCGCGAGAGCCCTGTGGCGCGCAGGCGAACATGGCCAAGCTGCTGGCGGCGGATGCCTCGTGGGAAGCCGCCAACGCCTGCCTGCAATTCCATGGCGGCTTCGGCTTCGCCAGCGAGTATGACGTGGAGCGCAAGTTCCGCGAGACGCGGCTGTACCAGGTGGCGCCGATATCGACCAACCTGATCCTGTCGTACGTGGCCGAACATGTGCTGGGGCTGCCGCGGTCTTTCTGA
- a CDS encoding CaiB/BaiF CoA transferase family protein, with product MDGTTRPLDGIKVIALEHAIAAPFCTRQLADQGARVIKIERPGVGDFARRYDERVHGQASHFVWTNRSKESLTLDLKQAQAQRILRALVADADVLVQNLAPGAADRLGLGYEALSRECPRLIVCDISGYGADGPYRDRKAYDLLIQSESGFLSVTGTPDEPAKAGCSIADIAAGMYAYSNILNALLLRGRTGRGCRIDVSMLESMVEWMGYPLYYAMDGQSPPPRAGASHATIYPYGPFPTGDGKAVMLGLQNEREWKLFCERVLRQPALAEDPRFASNSARSREREALRAAIVAAFADLSAEQVVQRLDEAGIANARMNTMHDVWTHPQLRARERWREVDAPGGPIPALLPPGMPQGIPARMDPVPALGQHTEAILAELGYDAAAIEQLRAAQAI from the coding sequence GTGGACGGAACTACCAGGCCGCTGGACGGCATCAAAGTGATTGCGCTGGAACACGCCATCGCCGCGCCCTTCTGCACGCGCCAGCTGGCGGACCAGGGCGCGCGTGTCATCAAGATCGAACGTCCGGGCGTGGGCGACTTCGCCCGCCGCTACGATGAGCGCGTGCACGGGCAGGCCTCGCACTTCGTGTGGACCAACCGGTCCAAGGAAAGCCTGACGCTGGACTTGAAACAGGCCCAGGCGCAACGCATCCTGCGCGCGCTGGTGGCCGATGCCGACGTACTGGTGCAGAACCTGGCGCCCGGCGCGGCGGATCGCCTGGGCCTGGGCTACGAGGCCTTGTCGCGCGAATGTCCGCGCCTGATCGTCTGCGACATCTCCGGCTACGGCGCGGATGGACCCTATCGCGATCGCAAGGCCTACGATCTGCTCATACAGAGCGAATCGGGGTTTTTGTCGGTCACCGGCACGCCGGACGAGCCGGCGAAGGCGGGATGCTCCATCGCCGATATCGCCGCCGGCATGTACGCCTACAGCAATATCCTGAACGCCCTGCTTCTGCGCGGGCGCACGGGGCGCGGATGCCGCATCGATGTCTCCATGCTGGAAAGCATGGTGGAATGGATGGGCTACCCGCTGTACTACGCCATGGACGGGCAGTCCCCGCCGCCGCGCGCCGGCGCCTCGCACGCCACGATCTATCCCTACGGGCCCTTCCCCACCGGCGACGGCAAAGCCGTGATGCTGGGGCTGCAGAACGAGCGCGAGTGGAAACTGTTCTGCGAGCGTGTGCTGCGCCAGCCCGCATTGGCGGAGGACCCGCGCTTCGCGAGCAATTCCGCGCGGTCGCGCGAGCGCGAAGCGCTGCGCGCAGCTATCGTCGCCGCCTTCGCCGACCTGAGCGCCGAACAAGTGGTGCAGCGCCTGGACGAGGCCGGCATCGCCAATGCGCGCATGAACACCATGCACGACGTCTGGACGCATCCGCAGTTGCGCGCGCGCGAGCGGTGGCGGGAGGTCGACGCGCCCGGCGGCCCCATTCCGGCCTTGTTGCCGCCGGGCATGCCCCAGGGCATACCGGCGCGCATGGACCCGGTGCCGGCGCTGGGCCAGCATACCGAAGCCATACTGGCCGAGCTGGGTTACGACGCGGCGGCGATCGAGCAACTGCGCGCCGCGCAGGCGATCTGA
- a CDS encoding MmgE/PrpD family protein, producing MNNDRPGGPEGLDHPSRALAAFAAALRFEAIPGPVVERTVNLYVDWLGSALAGKGARPVETIARFARAAGGHAGPAEVIVDRGGASAYFAAMANGAASHFVEQDDVHNGSVLHPATVVFPVVLALAQERGASGRDLIAAAVAGYEVGIRVGEYLGRSHYKVFHTTGTAGTLAAAAAAGRLLGLDEQGMLHAFGSAGTQASGLWEFLRDAADSKQLHTAMAAANGLMAARLAADGFRGAARILEGAQGMAAGMSRDADPARLLDGLGRRWATMETSFKYHAACRHTHPAADALLAVVTQHRLRPDDVARVTARVHQGAIDVLGNVVIPRSVHQAKFNMGTVLGIVAHRGYAGVNEFEQAYDAPEIAAFREKVEMVRDEEVDRAYPARWIGKVSVTTTDGRVLEGRVDEPKGDPGNTLSRQEISDKFLRLAAFSRTAEPQEARDMLARAWELASLPVVGSVFAGATVSSRADRPVARADMA from the coding sequence ATGAACAACGATCGCCCAGGTGGCCCGGAGGGGCTGGATCATCCCAGCCGCGCACTGGCTGCCTTTGCCGCCGCGCTGCGCTTCGAGGCCATTCCAGGCCCGGTGGTGGAACGCACGGTCAACCTGTATGTGGACTGGCTGGGATCCGCGCTGGCGGGCAAGGGCGCGCGGCCGGTGGAAACCATTGCACGCTTCGCCCGCGCGGCCGGCGGCCACGCCGGGCCGGCGGAAGTCATCGTTGACCGCGGCGGCGCATCGGCCTATTTCGCCGCGATGGCCAATGGCGCCGCTTCGCATTTCGTCGAACAGGACGACGTCCACAACGGGTCCGTCCTGCATCCGGCCACCGTGGTCTTCCCCGTGGTGCTGGCGCTGGCGCAGGAGCGGGGGGCTTCCGGACGCGACCTCATCGCTGCCGCGGTGGCCGGTTACGAGGTCGGCATCCGCGTGGGCGAATACCTGGGGCGCTCGCACTACAAGGTCTTCCACACCACGGGCACGGCAGGTACCCTGGCCGCGGCGGCCGCGGCCGGGCGCCTGCTGGGCCTGGACGAGCAAGGCATGCTGCACGCCTTCGGATCGGCCGGGACGCAGGCCAGCGGCTTGTGGGAGTTCCTGCGCGATGCCGCCGACTCCAAGCAGCTGCATACGGCCATGGCGGCGGCGAACGGCCTGATGGCCGCGCGCCTGGCCGCCGACGGTTTCCGCGGCGCGGCGCGCATCCTGGAAGGCGCGCAAGGCATGGCGGCAGGCATGTCGCGCGATGCCGATCCCGCGCGGCTGCTGGACGGCCTGGGCCGGCGCTGGGCCACGATGGAAACGTCCTTCAAATACCACGCGGCCTGCCGTCATACGCATCCGGCCGCCGATGCCCTGCTGGCGGTCGTGACGCAGCATCGGCTGCGGCCGGACGACGTCGCCCGCGTGACGGCGCGGGTGCACCAGGGCGCCATCGATGTGCTGGGCAATGTCGTGATCCCGCGCAGCGTACATCAGGCCAAGTTCAACATGGGCACGGTGCTGGGCATCGTGGCGCACCGCGGCTATGCGGGCGTGAACGAGTTCGAACAGGCCTATGACGCGCCGGAAATCGCCGCCTTCCGCGAGAAGGTCGAGATGGTGCGGGACGAAGAAGTGGATCGCGCCTATCCCGCGCGCTGGATAGGCAAGGTCAGCGTGACCACCACCGATGGCCGCGTGCTGGAAGGCCGTGTCGACGAGCCCAAGGGCGACCCGGGCAATACCTTGTCGCGCCAGGAGATCTCGGACAAGTTCCTGCGGCTGGCGGCGTTCTCGCGCACGGCCGAGCCGCAGGAGGCGCGCGACATGCTGGCACGTGCCTGGGAGCTGGCATCGCTGCCCGTCGTCGGCAGCGTGTTCGCGGGGGCGACCGTGTCCTCGCGCGCCGACCGGCCTGTGGCGCGCGCCGATATGGCTTGA
- a CDS encoding LysR family transcriptional regulator has protein sequence MHFDFVDLRLLVHLADTRNLARAAERSHMSAPAASNRIRNLERDLGFPLLYRSSQGMTPTPAGEAFVHHARLVLERVEHLAGDMQEYGEGIKGHVRIWANTTAISEFLPEALSTFLRDYPDVNIDLREVLSGDIVKGVADGATDIGIVAGNVHAGPLEMLPYLDDRLVLVTAVQHPLAQEASVDFARTLGDYYVSLPASSAIHMFIDNAAQALGSRIKLRIQVGNFEAACRMIEAGVGIGVVPRSVARRHARAMAIALIPLNDPWAERKLKICVRALADLPPFARTLVERLMADAREASRG, from the coding sequence ATGCATTTCGATTTCGTCGATCTGCGGCTGCTCGTCCATCTGGCCGATACCCGCAACCTGGCACGCGCCGCGGAGCGCTCGCATATGTCGGCGCCCGCGGCAAGCAACCGCATCCGCAACCTGGAACGCGACCTGGGCTTTCCCCTGCTGTACCGTAGCAGCCAGGGCATGACGCCGACACCCGCCGGCGAGGCCTTCGTCCACCATGCCCGGCTGGTACTGGAACGCGTGGAGCACCTGGCCGGCGACATGCAGGAGTATGGCGAGGGCATCAAGGGTCATGTCCGCATCTGGGCCAACACCACCGCCATCAGCGAGTTCCTGCCCGAGGCCCTCAGCACCTTTCTGCGCGACTATCCCGACGTCAATATCGATCTCAGGGAGGTATTGAGCGGCGACATCGTCAAGGGGGTGGCCGACGGCGCGACCGATATCGGCATCGTCGCGGGCAATGTACACGCCGGGCCGCTGGAGATGCTGCCCTATCTGGACGATAGGCTGGTGTTGGTGACGGCGGTGCAGCATCCGCTGGCGCAAGAGGCCTCCGTCGATTTTGCCCGCACGCTGGGCGACTACTACGTCAGCCTGCCGGCGTCCAGCGCCATCCATATGTTCATCGACAACGCGGCCCAGGCGCTGGGCAGCCGCATCAAGCTGCGCATACAGGTTGGCAACTTCGAGGCGGCCTGCCGGATGATAGAGGCGGGCGTCGGCATAGGCGTGGTGCCGCGGTCGGTGGCGCGCCGCCATGCCCGTGCCATGGCCATCGCGCTTATTCCGCTCAACGATCCCTGGGCGGAGCGCAAACTGAAGATCTGCGTGCGGGCGCTGGCCGACCTGCCGCCCTTTGCCCGTACCCTGGTCGAGCGCCTGATGGCCGACGCGCGGGAGGCGTCGCGCGGTTGA
- a CDS encoding LysR family transcriptional regulator has protein sequence MDLIECMEVFQEVGKSLSFSKAAESRASSRSSVTKKIAWLEGYFGVQLFNRNTKHVSLTESGRLLLENADTLALATRNLKELVQGPVRTPTGRIRLGTPPSFGAVHLAPAIEDFLRRYPAIKISLLLDDGRSDLIAENLDLSVRIAPRLKDTNQIAYLITVVPQVVVATRAYLRTHGTPATPKDLEQHNCLVHSLKAPTNMWTFTDPRNNTQVVHVSGTFNSNLGESIMHLAQLGHGISMHPRYMVESALRAGTLQVVMPEYRPEGLDIYAIVQSKRHLPYKVRLFVEHLRRWFKDAEWKQ, from the coding sequence ATGGACTTGATCGAGTGCATGGAGGTCTTCCAGGAAGTCGGCAAGAGCCTCAGCTTTTCGAAGGCGGCCGAAAGCAGGGCTTCCAGCCGATCGTCGGTGACCAAAAAGATCGCCTGGCTCGAAGGCTATTTCGGCGTCCAGCTTTTCAACCGCAATACCAAGCACGTCAGCCTGACCGAAAGCGGGCGGCTGCTGCTGGAGAACGCCGACACGCTGGCGCTGGCCACGCGCAATCTGAAGGAGCTGGTGCAGGGTCCGGTGCGCACGCCCACCGGACGCATACGCCTGGGTACGCCGCCGTCGTTCGGCGCCGTGCATCTGGCGCCGGCCATCGAGGACTTCCTGCGCCGCTATCCCGCCATCAAGATATCGCTGCTGCTGGATGACGGCCGCAGCGACCTGATCGCGGAGAATCTGGACCTGTCCGTGCGCATCGCGCCGCGGCTGAAGGACACCAACCAGATTGCCTACCTGATCACGGTCGTGCCCCAGGTCGTCGTCGCCACGCGCGCCTATCTGCGCACGCACGGCACGCCGGCCACTCCCAAGGACCTGGAGCAGCACAATTGCCTGGTTCATAGCCTGAAGGCACCCACCAATATGTGGACCTTCACGGACCCGCGCAACAACACGCAGGTCGTGCACGTCTCGGGGACGTTCAATTCCAATCTGGGGGAGTCCATCATGCATCTGGCCCAGCTGGGCCATGGCATTTCCATGCATCCCCGCTATATGGTGGAAAGCGCATTGCGGGCGGGGACCCTGCAGGTGGTCATGCCGGAATATCGGCCGGAAGGCCTGGATATCTACGCCATTGTGCAGAGCAAGCGCCACCTTCCCTACAAGGTACGGCTATTCGTCGAGCACTTGCGGCGCTGGTTCAAGGACGCGGAGTGGAAGCAATAG
- a CDS encoding iron-containing alcohol dehydrogenase family protein → MIPGDFDYHLFGTHVRFGEGVAARAGEELRARGLRRPVVLTQDRIAGAPRHAALLRGLEGMTVLQRSGIPPHSSVSLIETIAPDVAAFGPDCLIAVGGGSVADSAKALALLLAEGGRLADHVTVFRPPATIEIPRRTAPKLPIIAVPTTASGAETTSSFGVRDGDGDKLMFWNRQVSAAAILVDPLMSEDVPLATMRYTAMNGIAHCLEGLYSKGRSIVSDGLAVQAVGLFHQALAHPLPAEAAQRRLILAAAHLSGMVLAMARSCLHHAICHVVGARLDLPHGLVNTVILPHALRFNEDAAAPMLAPALDRVNSLAARRHGSLSDWLAQTGVELGLPRRLRDLGVAETALPDIAAHVMTERGLALNPRPVADAGEVLAILRQAF, encoded by the coding sequence ATGATCCCAGGCGATTTCGACTACCACCTGTTCGGCACGCATGTCCGTTTCGGCGAGGGCGTGGCCGCCCGCGCGGGCGAGGAATTGCGGGCGCGGGGCCTGCGGCGGCCGGTGGTGTTGACGCAGGACCGCATCGCCGGCGCGCCGCGGCACGCGGCCCTGCTGCGCGGGCTGGAAGGCATGACGGTGCTGCAACGCAGCGGCATCCCGCCGCATTCCAGTGTCAGTTTAATCGAAACAATCGCGCCGGATGTCGCCGCCTTCGGACCGGACTGCCTGATCGCCGTGGGCGGAGGAAGCGTGGCGGACTCGGCCAAGGCGCTGGCGCTCCTGCTGGCCGAAGGCGGCCGCCTGGCCGACCACGTCACCGTGTTCCGGCCGCCCGCCACCATCGAGATTCCGCGGCGCACCGCGCCCAAGCTGCCCATCATCGCGGTACCCACGACGGCATCGGGCGCGGAGACCACCTCTTCGTTCGGCGTGCGCGATGGCGACGGCGACAAGCTGATGTTCTGGAACCGCCAGGTTTCGGCGGCCGCCATCCTGGTCGATCCCCTGATGAGCGAGGACGTACCGCTGGCCACGATGCGCTATACGGCCATGAACGGCATCGCCCATTGTCTGGAGGGCCTGTATTCCAAGGGCCGCTCCATCGTCTCGGACGGCCTGGCCGTGCAGGCCGTGGGCCTGTTCCACCAGGCCTTGGCGCATCCCTTGCCGGCGGAGGCCGCGCAGCGCCGCCTGATCCTCGCGGCCGCGCATCTGTCGGGCATGGTGCTGGCGATGGCGCGCAGCTGCCTGCACCATGCGATCTGCCACGTGGTCGGCGCGCGCCTGGATCTGCCGCACGGCCTGGTGAATACCGTCATCCTGCCGCATGCCCTGCGTTTCAACGAAGACGCCGCCGCACCCATGCTGGCCCCGGCGCTCGATCGCGTGAACAGTCTGGCGGCGCGCCGCCACGGCAGCCTGTCGGACTGGCTGGCACAGACTGGGGTGGAACTGGGCCTGCCACGGCGCCTGCGCGACCTGGGCGTGGCCGAAACCGCGCTGCCGGACATCGCGGCCCACGTCATGACGGAACGCGGGCTGGCGCTCAATCCCCGGCCCGTGGCCGACGCGGGCGAGGTCCTCGCGATATTGCGGCAGGCGTTCTAG
- a CDS encoding TauD/TfdA dioxygenase family protein produces the protein MEIVGSGATLGARIEGVDLARPLSREDYRAIEQALGRYGVVCFPRQRLDAAALKRYAENFGTLEVNVANLYHEPGMPEVMILSNIVEDGKPIGLSDAGQDWHTDMSYSRTIAFSNVLYGIRIPMRDGRSLGNTEFCNMHAAYEGLPQALKDELDGMTITHDFNKFWEMMRREKGSTRPPLTEEQRRRKPPVSHPVFLTHPITGRKVLYANPGYSVRINEMTASRSEEVLAFLFEHQLQDKYRYRHHWAEGDVLMWDNMGTIHNAVADYRPDEPRLIKRCQVMADKYFPELYRDQG, from the coding sequence ATGGAAATCGTTGGAAGCGGCGCCACGCTGGGCGCCCGCATCGAGGGCGTGGACCTGGCCCGCCCGCTGTCGCGCGAGGACTACCGCGCCATCGAGCAGGCCCTGGGCCGGTACGGCGTGGTGTGCTTTCCGCGGCAGCGACTGGATGCCGCGGCGCTGAAACGCTACGCCGAAAACTTCGGCACCCTGGAAGTCAACGTCGCCAACCTATACCACGAGCCCGGCATGCCGGAGGTCATGATCCTGTCCAACATTGTCGAGGATGGCAAACCGATAGGCCTGAGCGACGCGGGCCAGGACTGGCATACGGACATGTCCTATAGCCGCACCATCGCGTTCAGCAATGTGCTGTACGGTATCCGCATCCCCATGCGCGACGGCCGCTCGCTGGGCAATACCGAGTTCTGCAATATGCACGCGGCCTACGAAGGCCTGCCGCAGGCGCTGAAAGACGAGCTGGATGGGATGACCATCACCCATGACTTCAACAAGTTCTGGGAAATGATGCGCCGGGAGAAAGGCAGCACGCGTCCGCCGCTGACGGAAGAACAGCGCAGGCGCAAGCCGCCGGTGTCGCACCCGGTCTTCCTGACGCATCCCATCACGGGCCGCAAGGTGCTGTACGCCAACCCCGGGTATTCGGTGCGCATCAACGAAATGACGGCGTCGCGCAGCGAGGAAGTGCTTGCCTTCCTGTTCGAGCACCAGCTGCAGGACAAGTATCGCTACCGCCATCACTGGGCCGAGGGCGACGTCCTGATGTGGGACAACATGGGGACCATCCACAACGCGGTGGCCGATTACCGGCCGGATGAACCGCGGCTGATCAAGCGCTGCCAGGTCATGGCGGACAAGTACTTTCCCGAGCTCTATCGGGACCAGGGGTAA
- a CDS encoding Bug family tripartite tricarboxylate transporter substrate binding protein — translation MNPRNLAKRALAAALGTALSAALATAARADDYPSRPIRMVVGYAAGGPTDVVARVMAKEMSESMGASIVVENKPGASASIAANDVMRSPPDGYKLLVTSLTLNVNPLLYPKRYDYDPVKAFEPITNFVNNPMLLVTNYDSPYKDLKSLIADAKAHPGKLTFGSSGVGGSAHLAAEMLATEAGIKMVHVPFKGNGPALQEMVAGRISFMFYPSVGIPNYVAAKQLRVLAVGTEKPQKEFPGVPTMDSLGFKGFEQGAPWIGMLAPAGTPKAIVDKLNKAAVDALAKPAVREQMAQLGAVVVADSPEQFRQFLIQDKARWAAVIKKGNVTADDAGN, via the coding sequence ATGAACCCAAGAAACCTGGCCAAGCGGGCGCTGGCCGCGGCACTGGGCACCGCGCTGAGCGCGGCGCTGGCGACCGCCGCGCGCGCCGACGACTATCCTTCCCGGCCCATCCGCATGGTGGTCGGCTATGCCGCCGGCGGGCCGACCGACGTGGTCGCGCGCGTCATGGCCAAGGAAATGTCGGAAAGCATGGGCGCCTCCATCGTGGTGGAGAACAAGCCCGGTGCGAGCGCATCCATCGCCGCCAACGACGTGATGCGTTCACCACCCGATGGCTACAAGCTGCTGGTTACCTCACTGACGCTGAATGTGAACCCGCTGCTGTATCCCAAGCGCTACGACTACGATCCGGTCAAGGCCTTCGAGCCGATCACCAACTTCGTCAACAATCCCATGTTGCTGGTGACGAACTACGACTCGCCCTACAAGGACTTGAAGAGCCTGATCGCCGACGCCAAGGCGCATCCTGGCAAGTTGACCTTCGGGTCGTCCGGCGTGGGGGGCTCGGCTCATCTGGCGGCCGAGATGCTGGCCACGGAGGCCGGCATCAAGATGGTCCACGTGCCTTTCAAGGGCAACGGGCCGGCGCTGCAGGAGATGGTGGCGGGCCGCATCAGCTTCATGTTCTACCCCAGCGTGGGCATTCCCAACTATGTCGCCGCCAAGCAGCTGCGCGTGCTGGCGGTGGGCACCGAGAAACCGCAGAAGGAGTTCCCCGGCGTGCCCACCATGGACAGCCTGGGCTTCAAGGGCTTCGAACAGGGGGCGCCGTGGATCGGCATGCTGGCGCCGGCCGGCACGCCCAAGGCCATCGTGGACAAGCTGAACAAGGCGGCGGTGGACGCCTTGGCCAAGCCCGCGGTGCGCGAGCAGATGGCACAGCTGGGTGCGGTGGTCGTGGCCGACAGTCCCGAGCAATTCCGCCAGTTCCTGATCCAGGACAAGGCGCGCTGGGCGGCGGTCATCAAGAAAGGCAATGTGACGGCGGACGATGCCGGCAATTGA
- a CDS encoding alpha-hydroxy acid oxidase, producing MNNTALDDCYSIDRLRAAARARLPLPVFDFFEGGAEDEITLQDNAQAFRRVRLLPRVLRDVSRVDMRATLLGRPAQLPLAIGPTGAVGFGWRGGDVALARAAASMDLPYALSTSATASIEEIAEQAPGRLWFQAYILQDKARLHTLIDRAGAAGYEGLVITVDLPVGGKRERDLAHGLGFPMKITPRNFWHFARRPAWSLDMLLRRPPAMPSLAGMKKVESDRKAIQSVAGRNYDPAFDLAALARIRDRWPGKLIVKGVVHPADVDAIVGLGADALVVSNHGGRQLDTGIATLDALPGIVAAARGRVPVMLDGGVRRGSDVFKALALGASAVLTGRATLYGVLAGGHDGVQRALHILRDELARTMALCGTPTLADISRDVLSVPPATNQDGRAIPPAVPQRSWNERHDQPVPQPGHGVLSRPG from the coding sequence GTGAACAACACCGCGCTGGACGACTGCTATTCCATCGATCGCCTGCGGGCGGCGGCGCGCGCCCGCCTGCCCCTGCCCGTGTTCGATTTCTTCGAGGGCGGCGCCGAGGACGAGATCACCCTGCAGGACAATGCGCAGGCCTTCCGTCGCGTGCGGCTATTGCCCCGCGTGCTGCGCGACGTGTCCCGGGTGGACATGCGCGCCACGCTGCTGGGCCGGCCCGCGCAGCTGCCGTTGGCCATCGGCCCGACCGGCGCCGTCGGCTTCGGCTGGCGCGGCGGCGACGTGGCGCTGGCCCGCGCGGCCGCCAGCATGGACCTGCCGTATGCGCTGTCGACGTCCGCCACCGCATCGATCGAGGAGATCGCCGAGCAGGCGCCGGGCCGCCTGTGGTTCCAGGCCTATATCCTGCAGGACAAGGCGCGCCTGCACACGCTGATCGATCGCGCCGGCGCGGCCGGCTACGAAGGCCTGGTCATCACCGTGGACCTTCCGGTGGGCGGCAAGCGGGAACGCGACCTGGCACATGGGCTGGGCTTTCCCATGAAGATCACGCCGCGTAACTTCTGGCACTTCGCCCGGCGGCCGGCCTGGTCGCTGGACATGTTGCTGCGACGGCCGCCCGCGATGCCCAGCCTGGCCGGCATGAAGAAGGTGGAAAGCGACCGCAAGGCCATCCAGTCGGTGGCGGGCCGCAATTACGACCCGGCCTTCGACCTGGCGGCGTTGGCACGCATCCGCGACCGCTGGCCGGGCAAGCTTATCGTCAAGGGCGTCGTGCATCCCGCCGATGTGGACGCCATCGTGGGACTGGGGGCGGACGCGCTGGTCGTGTCCAACCACGGCGGGCGCCAGCTGGATACCGGCATCGCGACCCTGGACGCCCTGCCCGGCATCGTCGCCGCCGCCCGCGGCCGGGTGCCGGTGATGCTGGATGGCGGCGTGCGGCGCGGCAGCGATGTGTTCAAGGCCTTGGCGCTGGGCGCGAGCGCCGTGCTGACGGGTCGCGCCACCCTGTACGGGGTGCTGGCCGGCGGCCATGACGGCGTACAGCGCGCCCTGCATATCCTGCGCGACGAGTTGGCCCGCACCATGGCCTTGTGCGGCACCCCCACTTTGGCGGACATCTCTCGCGACGTGCTGAGCGTGCCGCCCGCCACTAACCAGGACGGGCGGGCGATCCCGCCCGCGGTCCCGCAAAGGAGTTGGAATGAACGACACGATCAGCCTGTGCCGCAACCAGGTCATGGGGTTCTTTCGCGACCTGGATGA
- a CDS encoding nuclear transport factor 2 family protein, with amino-acid sequence MNDTISLCRNQVMGFFRDLDDNAYDSLAGRMAPDGVWHRQGKVLNGREAVLQALSTRSKTMRIHHLIANLLADVVDEHRCVMRAYMLVVRHDAGRPITGPAPLAGIENIRTTHVELARRDGRWLISLMRNDEPTFATQA; translated from the coding sequence ATGAACGACACGATCAGCCTGTGCCGCAACCAGGTCATGGGGTTCTTTCGCGACCTGGATGACAATGCCTACGATAGCCTGGCGGGCCGCATGGCGCCCGACGGCGTATGGCACCGCCAGGGCAAGGTGCTGAACGGCCGCGAGGCGGTGCTGCAGGCCCTGTCCACGCGATCGAAGACCATGCGCATCCATCACCTGATCGCCAACCTGCTGGCTGACGTCGTGGACGAACACCGCTGCGTCATGCGAGCCTACATGCTGGTCGTGCGCCACGACGCGGGCCGGCCGATCACCGGGCCCGCGCCACTGGCGGGCATCGAGAATATCCGGACCACGCACGTGGAGCTGGCGCGGCGCGATGGCCGGTGGCTGATCTCGCTGATGCGCAACGACGAACCCACCTTCGCCACGCAGGCATAG